The following are encoded together in the uncultured Draconibacterium sp. genome:
- a CDS encoding DUF6057 family protein produces the protein MNRPEKTKKLIIAVALTTVTFLFFNFFYAYHLFFKEQTQLFLFSSTYLFSYFDKPAWLAALSGDFLTQFFYLRGGGPAVLAALFVTEWFLAYSVIKKISKSKFAAVWALFPVAADFVSHLSLAHNARISVGFILTLLLFLVYGKIKNRSLSFAFLVALSGYWFLGSSVVVFPFLVLLSDKDLKRIFLHLPLLPLVFVLPFILRAKYLLPINETLLFPAILLKSLLPFSALILAAFAAVIFQKNKHFFPVLTETSIATILLLLIIVFGINSNAGFKREKIFALDTETYFGKIDKVIELAEKSKMESRFVAYYTNMALAKKGELPNRLLGFYQPAVQGLILPVSQNENWQTILFSNELFYLLGDMNLAQHSAMLGNTFSPYQRSSRMMKRLAEINMVNGDYPGAEKFLRILDHTLFHKKWAQQKFSENNANCNSSWLLEKRAQVAHSDTIRNSYDYIQSIEFLVRQNPDNLIALDYLLSFYLLNKDLVSFKTAYDMYAKLLKRPVPKLYGEALLIKLFQDKVSQEEVLTYRIDSEQMRKFAEYTNNFEKARGNIEQLKTGFEFTYWFYYHFATFKED, from the coding sequence ATGAACAGACCTGAAAAAACAAAAAAACTAATTATTGCTGTTGCACTTACAACAGTAACATTTTTGTTTTTTAATTTTTTCTATGCCTACCATCTGTTTTTTAAAGAGCAAACTCAGCTCTTTTTATTCAGTTCCACTTACCTGTTTTCTTATTTCGATAAACCTGCCTGGCTGGCCGCTTTATCAGGCGACTTTCTGACACAGTTTTTTTACCTGCGTGGTGGCGGCCCTGCGGTTTTAGCTGCGCTTTTTGTAACCGAATGGTTTCTCGCTTATTCTGTCATTAAAAAAATCAGTAAATCAAAATTCGCTGCAGTCTGGGCATTGTTCCCGGTTGCTGCCGATTTTGTTTCACATCTAAGTTTGGCACACAATGCCAGAATTTCTGTTGGATTTATCCTCACTTTGTTACTCTTCTTAGTCTACGGTAAAATAAAAAACAGAAGTTTATCATTTGCATTTCTTGTGGCCTTGTCCGGGTATTGGTTTTTAGGATCGTCCGTGGTTGTTTTTCCTTTTCTTGTTCTTTTAAGTGATAAGGATTTAAAACGTATTTTTCTGCACCTGCCACTACTCCCGCTTGTTTTTGTACTTCCATTTATTTTACGCGCAAAATACCTGTTGCCAATCAACGAAACTTTATTATTTCCGGCTATACTTCTGAAAAGTTTGCTACCATTTTCTGCCCTAATTTTAGCAGCATTTGCGGCGGTAATATTTCAGAAAAATAAACATTTTTTTCCTGTTCTAACCGAAACCTCGATTGCAACGATTCTCCTCCTGTTAATTATAGTGTTTGGAATAAACAGCAATGCCGGTTTTAAACGCGAAAAAATATTTGCACTCGACACTGAAACGTATTTTGGAAAGATTGACAAAGTAATTGAACTGGCAGAAAAATCAAAAATGGAGAGCCGGTTTGTAGCGTACTACACCAACATGGCTTTGGCAAAAAAGGGCGAACTACCAAATCGTTTACTCGGGTTTTACCAACCTGCTGTGCAAGGATTGATTTTACCGGTTTCGCAAAACGAAAACTGGCAAACCATTTTGTTTAGCAACGAACTATTTTACTTACTGGGCGACATGAACCTTGCGCAACATTCTGCCATGCTCGGAAATACATTTTCGCCCTACCAGCGAAGCTCGAGGATGATGAAGCGGCTTGCTGAAATAAATATGGTAAACGGTGATTATCCCGGTGCCGAAAAATTTCTGCGCATTCTGGACCACACTCTCTTTCATAAAAAATGGGCACAACAAAAATTTAGCGAAAACAATGCCAATTGCAACAGCAGCTGGCTGCTTGAAAAAAGAGCTCAGGTAGCACATTCCGACACAATTCGGAACTCGTATGATTACATTCAATCCATTGAATTTCTGGTACGGCAAAATCCTGATAACCTGATCGCACTCGATTATTTGCTTTCCTTTTATTTATTGAATAAAGACCTTGTTTCGTTTAAAACAGCCTACGACATGTATGCAAAATTGTTAAAACGGCCGGTTCCGAAATTGTATGGAGAAGCTTTGTTAATCAAACTGTTTCAGGATAAAGTGTCGCAGGAAGAGGTGCTGACATATCGAATAGATTCTGAACAAATGAGAAAATTTGCTGAATACACCAATAATTTTGAAAAAGCACGCGGAAATATAGAACAACTAAAAACCGGGTTTGAATTCACGTATTGGTTTTATTACCATTTCGCTACATTCAAGGAGGACTAA
- a CDS encoding DUF6057 family protein yields the protein MKKLNQTKILSPDTFLSLLFGIAVFAFFAFLYPFHLHYQEQYQLFLFTPDYFFQHLGKPGGISDYLGSFVTQFYFYSKIGALLIAAILTFLQGAVFLAAQKLGAKSYWVPITFVPSILYWNLLCDENYLAGGMIALFILSVSISSYLFIRSKFWRSTILWLFIPVLYWTIGGAFLFFTLFVVVAEWTKKEFTKKQALLFPILVLALTAILPFIAKALVLQYPLHRFWTGVNYFRYPVNVPVPMGIIALSIFLIPFLLAFLSNKITTQKTNSLVIAQVVILVFGGFFFIRSSADFSKEEVMAYDFHTRMRRWDRVIELADKKSPTGPLSVTCLNLALAKQGLLSNRMFSYYQNGTGGLIPDFTRDFTIPSMTGEVYYHLGLVNTAQRFAFESMEALPDYQKSARAIKRLAETNIINGDYQVAKKYLHLLQKTFYYKAWANNAIEIIKDETKINQHIEWGWLRKARIEKDFLFSDMEKENMLGLLFTHNQKNEMAFDYLLASCLLKKDLQRFITYYPLSKPLNYKVIPKSYQEALIYIWDLTNNDPSKEISYPVSNGVKARLQNYKNIYGSTRDAEILQNNFADTYWFYLHFRN from the coding sequence ATGAAAAAGTTAAATCAAACCAAAATACTTAGCCCCGATACTTTTCTTTCCCTGTTGTTTGGAATTGCTGTATTTGCATTTTTTGCATTTCTGTACCCTTTCCATTTGCATTACCAGGAACAGTATCAGTTGTTCTTGTTTACACCCGATTACTTTTTCCAGCACCTCGGAAAGCCGGGAGGAATATCGGATTACCTGGGAAGTTTTGTAACTCAATTTTATTTTTACAGCAAAATTGGAGCTTTGCTGATTGCAGCAATATTAACCTTTTTACAAGGTGCCGTATTTTTGGCAGCACAAAAATTAGGGGCAAAATCATACTGGGTTCCAATCACATTTGTGCCATCAATATTATACTGGAACCTGCTTTGCGACGAAAATTACCTGGCAGGCGGAATGATTGCATTGTTCATTTTATCTGTATCAATTAGCAGCTATCTGTTTATTCGTTCCAAATTTTGGAGAAGTACAATTCTATGGCTTTTTATTCCTGTTTTATACTGGACCATTGGTGGTGCATTTCTGTTTTTTACTTTGTTTGTGGTTGTTGCTGAATGGACAAAAAAAGAGTTCACAAAAAAACAGGCTTTACTCTTTCCCATTTTGGTTTTAGCACTAACAGCCATTCTTCCTTTTATTGCCAAGGCACTTGTTTTACAATATCCGCTTCACCGATTCTGGACCGGCGTAAACTATTTCCGCTACCCGGTAAATGTACCCGTTCCAATGGGAATTATTGCCTTGTCTATTTTTCTGATTCCATTTTTACTGGCTTTTCTTTCGAACAAAATAACTACCCAAAAAACCAATTCACTGGTAATTGCCCAAGTAGTTATTTTAGTGTTTGGCGGATTCTTTTTTATCCGGAGTTCAGCCGATTTTTCGAAAGAAGAAGTGATGGCTTACGATTTTCACACGCGAATGCGACGATGGGACCGTGTAATTGAACTTGCCGATAAAAAAAGCCCCACCGGTCCGCTATCAGTTACTTGTTTAAACCTGGCTTTGGCCAAACAAGGATTGTTATCCAACCGAATGTTTTCGTATTACCAAAACGGAACGGGAGGTCTGATTCCTGACTTTACGCGCGACTTTACCATTCCGAGTATGACCGGTGAGGTGTATTACCACCTTGGCCTTGTAAACACCGCTCAACGTTTTGCTTTCGAATCAATGGAAGCCCTGCCCGATTACCAAAAGAGTGCCCGCGCGATAAAACGTCTGGCCGAAACCAACATTATTAACGGAGATTACCAGGTAGCGAAAAAATATTTACACCTTTTGCAAAAAACATTCTATTATAAAGCCTGGGCAAACAACGCCATCGAAATTATTAAGGATGAAACAAAAATTAATCAGCACATTGAATGGGGCTGGTTGCGCAAAGCACGCATCGAAAAAGATTTTCTGTTTAGTGATATGGAAAAAGAGAACATGCTTGGTTTATTATTTACCCACAACCAGAAAAACGAAATGGCCTTTGACTATTTACTGGCAAGTTGTCTGTTAAAAAAGGACCTTCAACGATTTATAACTTATTACCCGCTATCGAAACCGCTTAACTACAAGGTAATTCCAAAAAGTTACCAGGAAGCGCTCATTTACATTTGGGATTTAACCAACAACGATCCATCAAAAGAGATTAGTTATCCGGTAAGTAACGGAGTTAAAGCACGTTTGCAAAATTACAAGAACATTTACGGAAGTACCCGCGATGCTGAAATCCTTCAGAACAACTTTGCCGATACTTACTGGTTCTATTTACATTTCAGAAATTAA
- a CDS encoding DUF6057 family protein: MNEVKNIRISQIINLLFFAALVVFWGFFYSAHLVQKEQMQLFLLSFGYLKEHLAYQGGFAVYLGEFFSQFFLFKWIAVVLTSFFIYQISYATQKVLAQLFKANLFLLAYVPAIVYHFLLLDKYYQLSGIIAVGLGIWTLSFYLMIKQPLRRYLGGLTLIIGSYWLLGGAYILLLLSIIIIEVILQFRNTIKKPGIQKVIAVVSVYLFVGILTPLLCRKFFLIDTMLRSYISAAYYQFSFLLPTPLLMVFLSLPILILVYVFKQKLISVKALKPVQVIFAFVLVIGFVWGSNKLADFNEETELNYENLVNQQKWEQIISLAEQKTPEGRKGKLALSLALAKTGQMANRLFAFSPSVNDFFIPFNIHGMAPLIANEPYFYLGLSNFSKMLCIETIESTPDEKSPVRVVKRFAENCIIDGQYAVAEKQLRYLKKTLFYSTWAKNAQNVIHNEVLFNEHPLWKKLRSQKVKDDFYFQFERNDLALVSLLRSNPQNKMAYEYLMCWYLLHKDFDEFLKYLPLTNTMEYAVLPQAFQEAIVYIKTLFPEVPEGLNEYKIDQEVNTNLNKYAEEFQQGGFNNPEEMKKRFEETYWYYVHFTKLEDE, translated from the coding sequence ATGAACGAAGTTAAAAACATCCGGATCTCCCAGATTATTAACCTGCTTTTTTTTGCTGCACTGGTGGTTTTTTGGGGATTTTTTTACTCTGCCCACCTGGTTCAGAAAGAACAGATGCAATTGTTTTTACTGTCATTCGGGTACCTCAAAGAGCACCTCGCCTACCAGGGAGGATTTGCAGTTTATCTGGGCGAATTTTTTTCGCAGTTTTTCCTTTTCAAATGGATTGCTGTGGTTTTAACTTCCTTTTTTATTTATCAGATTAGCTATGCCACACAGAAAGTACTAGCACAACTATTTAAAGCCAACTTATTTCTACTGGCTTATGTCCCGGCAATTGTTTATCATTTTCTTTTACTCGATAAATATTACCAATTGTCAGGTATTATTGCAGTCGGGCTTGGAATTTGGACCCTTTCTTTTTATCTGATGATTAAACAACCTTTACGAAGATATTTAGGCGGTTTGACGCTAATAATTGGAAGCTACTGGCTTTTGGGAGGAGCCTACATTCTGCTACTTTTATCCATAATTATTATTGAAGTAATTCTGCAATTCCGAAACACAATTAAAAAACCTGGTATTCAAAAGGTAATTGCAGTGGTTTCCGTTTATCTGTTTGTGGGAATACTCACTCCCCTGCTCTGCCGAAAGTTTTTTCTGATTGACACCATGCTTCGCAGTTATATTTCAGCTGCCTATTACCAATTCAGCTTTTTGTTACCTACTCCCCTGCTTATGGTTTTTCTGTCGCTTCCCATCCTGATTCTGGTGTATGTTTTTAAACAAAAACTTATATCGGTAAAAGCACTTAAACCAGTACAGGTTATTTTTGCTTTTGTACTGGTTATCGGATTTGTTTGGGGATCGAACAAGCTGGCTGATTTTAATGAAGAAACCGAGCTGAATTATGAAAATCTGGTCAATCAGCAAAAGTGGGAACAAATTATTTCGCTGGCTGAACAAAAAACGCCAGAAGGCAGAAAAGGGAAACTGGCGCTTTCGCTGGCATTGGCAAAAACCGGACAGATGGCAAATCGTTTATTTGCATTCAGTCCTTCGGTTAACGACTTTTTTATTCCCTTTAATATACACGGCATGGCGCCTTTAATTGCCAACGAACCTTATTTTTATCTGGGCCTTTCCAACTTTTCAAAAATGTTGTGTATTGAAACCATAGAATCTACACCCGACGAAAAAAGTCCTGTTCGTGTGGTAAAACGTTTTGCCGAAAATTGTATAATTGACGGTCAGTATGCTGTTGCCGAAAAACAGTTGCGCTATCTCAAAAAAACATTGTTCTACAGTACCTGGGCTAAAAATGCCCAAAATGTCATTCACAATGAAGTGTTGTTTAACGAACATCCACTTTGGAAAAAATTAAGAAGCCAAAAGGTAAAAGATGACTTCTATTTTCAATTTGAGCGAAACGATTTGGCGCTTGTTTCGCTGCTCCGTAGCAATCCTCAAAATAAAATGGCCTACGAATACCTGATGTGCTGGTATTTGTTGCACAAAGATTTTGATGAATTTCTGAAATATTTACCACTTACAAATACAATGGAATACGCTGTGTTGCCACAGGCTTTTCAGGAAGCCATTGTATATATAAAAACACTTTTCCCCGAAGTTCCCGAAGGTTTGAATGAATACAAAATTGATCAGGAAGTGAACACAAACCTGAACAAATATGCTGAAGAATTTCAACAGGGAGGTTTTAACAATCCGGAAGAAATGAAAAAAAGATTTGAGGAAACGTACTGGTATTATGTACATTTTACAAAACTGGAAGATGAATAA
- a CDS encoding GH92 family glycosyl hydrolase produces MRYLFFFLLLILFSCSQTPQKNYIDYIDPLIGTGPATTLAAKQHPGDHVSNGQTIPAVTAPFGMTQWTPQVYNTEEKCLAPYYQGRTVAQGFRGTHWLSGSCTQDYGSFTVCPSRFTNNFRFLPFQRYTMFLFKTENATPAYMSFLFPELNVMTEITGTKRCGFFRFSWLEEKQPAVIIDVNSDTNEGYIKIDLEKNEIYGYNPVNRIYQGQGEPAGISGYFVARFDKEFVKYGTIGNFNREENATEVHNIQNVGAYVTFAVPDNAPVKMKVGTSFTSIENARKNLDAEIPHWDFETTKQELENTWNEKLGSIDVETEDEGELTKFYTSMYHSLFHPRLYSDVNGDYPTFAQDYKIENASDFDYYGDFSNWDIFRAQMPLLSLIAPKEYNDMVKSLVVQAEQGNWLPIFPMWNNYTSAMIGDHSTSILTDAAMKGFDFDLEKAYKYMRKNAFETPENVDEYIDGKGRRALTSYLEFGYIPLEDEVEDAFHKQEQVSRTLEYAYNDWCVAQMAKKLDKTDDFLELSARALNYTNVFDESKGWMNGRFGDGTFVEDFDPTKEHSFITEGTSKQYSWFVPHDVEGLMALMGGEEQFSSKLNDLIDKKEYWHGNEPSHQIPFYFNYTGQWDKTQKTVKNILRTEYGLEPGGLSGNDDAGQMSAWYIFGAMGFYPTCPGSNEYQLSSPIFEKITLNLDKEYYPGGKFVISGKEAGLQTIFSKVKLNGKENSTSFSHSDIQKGGKLEFLK; encoded by the coding sequence ATGAGATACCTATTTTTTTTCCTCTTATTAATCCTGTTTTCCTGCTCTCAAACTCCGCAAAAAAATTACATCGATTACATCGATCCGCTAATTGGAACCGGTCCTGCAACAACCCTTGCGGCAAAACAACACCCCGGCGACCATGTTAGCAACGGACAAACAATACCGGCAGTAACGGCTCCTTTTGGAATGACACAATGGACTCCGCAGGTTTACAATACCGAAGAAAAATGTTTGGCACCATATTACCAGGGGCGCACAGTTGCCCAGGGTTTTAGAGGCACACACTGGCTCAGCGGCTCGTGTACACAAGACTATGGCTCTTTTACAGTTTGCCCGTCGCGTTTTACCAATAATTTCCGGTTTTTACCTTTTCAGCGTTACACCATGTTTTTGTTTAAAACAGAAAATGCAACTCCTGCATATATGTCGTTTCTGTTTCCCGAGTTAAATGTGATGACTGAAATTACCGGAACAAAACGTTGTGGATTCTTTCGCTTTTCGTGGCTGGAAGAAAAACAACCGGCTGTGATAATTGATGTTAACAGCGACACCAATGAAGGCTACATAAAAATTGACCTGGAAAAGAATGAGATTTACGGTTACAATCCTGTAAATCGAATTTACCAGGGACAGGGCGAACCGGCAGGAATCTCAGGCTATTTTGTTGCCCGCTTCGATAAGGAATTTGTAAAATACGGAACCATTGGCAATTTTAATCGTGAAGAAAATGCAACAGAGGTTCATAACATTCAAAATGTGGGAGCTTATGTAACCTTTGCAGTACCCGACAATGCACCGGTAAAAATGAAAGTGGGAACCTCGTTTACCAGTATCGAAAATGCGCGTAAAAACCTCGACGCAGAAATTCCACACTGGGATTTTGAAACCACAAAACAAGAGCTCGAGAATACCTGGAACGAAAAATTGGGAAGCATTGATGTAGAAACTGAAGATGAAGGTGAACTAACCAAGTTTTATACTTCGATGTATCACAGCCTTTTTCATCCGCGTTTGTACAGCGATGTAAACGGTGATTATCCTACATTTGCCCAGGACTACAAAATAGAAAACGCAAGTGATTTTGACTACTATGGCGACTTTTCGAACTGGGATATTTTTAGAGCGCAAATGCCTTTGCTTAGTTTAATTGCACCAAAAGAATACAACGACATGGTAAAATCACTGGTTGTTCAGGCAGAACAAGGCAACTGGCTTCCAATTTTCCCGATGTGGAATAACTATACTTCGGCAATGATTGGCGACCACAGCACTTCAATTCTCACTGATGCAGCCATGAAAGGTTTTGATTTCGACCTTGAGAAAGCATACAAATACATGCGTAAAAATGCTTTTGAAACACCTGAAAATGTGGATGAATACATTGATGGCAAAGGACGACGCGCCCTGACCTCTTACCTCGAGTTTGGTTACATTCCGTTGGAAGATGAAGTTGAAGACGCCTTTCACAAGCAGGAACAGGTATCCAGAACACTGGAATATGCCTACAATGACTGGTGCGTGGCTCAAATGGCAAAAAAACTGGATAAAACCGATGATTTTTTGGAACTTTCTGCCCGTGCATTAAACTACACAAATGTATTTGACGAAAGCAAAGGATGGATGAACGGCCGTTTTGGCGATGGTACTTTTGTTGAGGATTTTGATCCGACAAAAGAACACAGCTTTATTACCGAAGGTACTTCAAAACAGTATTCTTGGTTTGTTCCGCACGATGTTGAAGGATTAATGGCCTTAATGGGTGGAGAAGAACAATTTTCGTCTAAACTGAACGATTTAATTGATAAGAAAGAATACTGGCACGGCAACGAACCAAGCCATCAGATTCCATTTTATTTTAACTACACCGGCCAGTGGGATAAAACACAAAAAACAGTTAAAAATATTCTTCGTACCGAATACGGTCTTGAACCCGGTGGACTTTCGGGAAATGATGATGCCGGGCAAATGTCGGCCTGGTACATTTTTGGTGCCATGGGTTTTTACCCAACCTGTCCGGGAAGTAACGAGTACCAGTTGTCTTCTCCCATTTTTGAGAAGATTACACTTAATTTGGACAAAGAATATTATCCGGGAGGGAAGTTTGTTATCAGCGGAAAAGAAGCCGGATTACAAACGATCTTTAGTAAAGTAAAATTAAACGGGAAGGAGAATTCCACTTCTTTCTCTCATTCGGATATTCAAAAAGGAGGCAAATTAGAATTTTTGAAATAA
- a CDS encoding DUF4861 domain-containing protein, whose amino-acid sequence MKLTFENPLAVDRADEVIVLTQTELAAKMDVEEGKLPLLKTAEGISVPSQLDDLNGDGNWDELIFILDFKAGEKKELSVDFVEDGDYPVFEKRTNLRLGIHQEDGSYKEVDNYKAIPYTEPFEIISQGEGVTWENDKIGFRVYFDCRNVKDLFAKRKPELIADKVHTPGFGSYHELADWGMDVLHCGSSLGAGGIALLKNDSLFRVGSTDVFEYQKLIEGPVRSVFELRYSGWNVDGENMEAVEHITIYPGKYWFESDVTVNGCSDDDQIVTGIVTSMLKEEPFAFKAADFQSIGTHGIQSLNNDELGMAVIVPAAEIGKIGRTTDINFFDLGYQTVKEKNFSNIISETYYIGQKCSSGTPAKHYFFSVWGLDKDQWKTEEGFKKYIGEEAEKLSAPIVKL is encoded by the coding sequence GTGAAATTAACTTTTGAAAATCCACTGGCGGTTGACCGGGCAGATGAGGTTATTGTTTTAACCCAAACCGAATTAGCCGCAAAAATGGATGTAGAAGAAGGAAAACTTCCACTGTTAAAAACGGCAGAAGGAATATCGGTGCCAAGTCAGCTTGATGATTTGAATGGAGATGGAAATTGGGATGAGCTGATTTTTATTCTGGATTTTAAGGCCGGCGAGAAAAAGGAGTTAAGTGTTGATTTCGTAGAAGACGGTGACTATCCTGTATTTGAGAAAAGAACTAATCTTCGTTTGGGAATTCATCAGGAAGATGGTTCGTACAAAGAAGTGGATAATTACAAAGCAATTCCTTACACCGAACCATTTGAAATTATTTCGCAAGGCGAAGGCGTAACCTGGGAAAATGATAAAATTGGTTTCAGGGTTTATTTTGATTGCCGAAATGTAAAGGACCTTTTTGCAAAACGCAAACCCGAACTGATTGCAGATAAAGTACATACTCCCGGTTTTGGTAGTTACCACGAATTAGCCGATTGGGGAATGGATGTTTTGCATTGTGGCAGCTCCTTGGGAGCCGGAGGAATTGCGTTGTTAAAAAACGATTCCTTGTTCAGGGTAGGATCAACCGATGTTTTTGAGTACCAGAAATTGATTGAAGGCCCGGTGCGTTCTGTATTTGAATTGCGTTATTCGGGCTGGAATGTGGATGGCGAAAACATGGAAGCTGTTGAACACATTACCATTTATCCGGGCAAGTATTGGTTTGAATCGGATGTAACAGTAAACGGTTGTTCCGACGACGATCAGATAGTAACCGGAATTGTGACCAGCATGCTAAAAGAAGAACCTTTTGCATTTAAGGCTGCCGATTTCCAGAGTATCGGAACACACGGTATTCAATCGTTGAACAACGACGAACTGGGAATGGCAGTTATTGTTCCGGCAGCCGAAATCGGCAAAATTGGCCGCACAACGGATATCAATTTTTTCGACCTTGGATACCAGACTGTTAAAGAAAAGAACTTTAGTAATATCATATCGGAAACCTACTACATTGGACAAAAATGTTCAAGTGGTACTCCTGCTAAACATTATTTCTTTTCGGTGTGGGGATTGGATAAAGACCAATGGAAAACGGAAGAAGGATTTAAAAAATACATTGGAGAAGAAGCTGAAAAACTTTCTGCCCCAATCGTAAAACTGTAA
- a CDS encoding gluconate 5-dehydrogenase, whose translation MIQELFDLTGKVALITGGTHGIGMAIGKVLGQAGAKICVNDISEEKLEECKAEYAKVGIDVYTLKFNVTDEADVDKGITKIEEEVGSVDILVNNAGIIKRIPILDMPISDFKMVIDVDLVAPLIIAKRVAPKMIEKRSGKIINMCSMMSVYGRNSVSAYAAAKGGLKLLTANMTCEWAKYNLQINGIGPGYIATSQTAEIREGNHPFNDLVMTRTPANRWGEPEDIGNAALFLASKASDFVNGHVLYVDGGILANFGYVKGENDITE comes from the coding sequence ATGATACAGGAACTATTCGATTTAACAGGAAAAGTTGCATTAATTACCGGAGGAACTCACGGAATTGGCATGGCCATCGGTAAAGTTTTGGGGCAGGCCGGAGCTAAAATTTGTGTAAACGATATCTCGGAAGAGAAACTGGAAGAATGTAAAGCTGAATATGCAAAAGTTGGCATCGATGTTTATACGCTGAAATTTAATGTAACCGACGAAGCCGATGTGGATAAAGGAATTACAAAAATTGAGGAAGAAGTAGGTTCGGTTGATATTTTGGTAAACAATGCCGGAATTATTAAACGTATTCCGATTCTCGATATGCCTATTTCTGATTTCAAAATGGTAATTGATGTTGATTTGGTAGCACCACTTATTATTGCAAAACGTGTGGCACCTAAAATGATTGAAAAACGTTCGGGTAAAATCATCAACATGTGTTCTATGATGAGCGTTTACGGTCGTAATTCAGTTTCGGCATACGCAGCGGCAAAAGGTGGTTTAAAACTGCTTACTGCCAACATGACTTGCGAGTGGGCCAAATACAACCTGCAGATTAACGGAATCGGACCGGGTTACATTGCCACTTCACAAACCGCCGAAATTCGCGAAGGCAACCATCCGTTTAACGACCTTGTAATGACTCGTACTCCTGCAAACCGTTGGGGTGAGCCCGAAGATATTGGCAACGCAGCTCTTTTCCTTGCTTCAAAAGCGAGTGATTTTGTAAACGGTCATGTACTTTATGTAGATGGCGGTATTCTTGCCAATTTTGGTTATGTAAAAGGCGAAAACGATATTACTGAATAA
- the kduI gene encoding 5-dehydro-4-deoxy-D-glucuronate isomerase, producing the protein MATIYEERYAYHPEDFKSYDTQRIRKEFLVEKLMEAGNVRLVYSSIERYIVGGAVPVEEALPLETIDPLKAANFCDRREVGVINVAGPGSIVVDGTEYKMNYKDALYIGKGSKEVLFKSDDAANPAHYYINSAPAHKEFPTKHVTMGDANVLHLGALETSNERNINQLLINGVVETCQLQMGMTELKTGSVWNTMPPHQHNRRNEVYFYFDVPEGQAICHLMGQPQETRHIWMQNEQAVISPEWSIHSAAGTSNYIFIWGMAGENLDYTDMDVIKPQDLR; encoded by the coding sequence ATGGCAACAATTTACGAGGAAAGGTATGCATACCATCCTGAAGATTTTAAATCGTACGATACACAAAGAATAAGAAAAGAATTTTTAGTTGAAAAGCTGATGGAAGCAGGAAATGTTCGTTTGGTTTACTCATCAATCGAACGTTATATAGTTGGAGGTGCTGTGCCTGTTGAAGAAGCTCTGCCACTTGAAACCATTGATCCCTTAAAAGCAGCAAACTTTTGCGACCGCCGCGAAGTGGGTGTTATTAATGTTGCAGGACCAGGATCGATTGTTGTTGACGGAACCGAGTACAAAATGAACTACAAAGATGCATTGTACATTGGTAAAGGAAGCAAAGAAGTTTTGTTTAAATCGGATGATGCAGCAAATCCTGCACACTATTACATTAACTCGGCTCCTGCACATAAAGAATTTCCAACAAAACATGTTACCATGGGCGATGCAAATGTGTTGCATTTAGGTGCTTTGGAAACTTCAAACGAAAGAAATATCAATCAGTTACTAATAAATGGTGTGGTTGAAACCTGTCAGTTACAAATGGGAATGACTGAATTAAAAACCGGAAGTGTTTGGAATACAATGCCTCCACACCAACACAATCGCCGCAACGAAGTTTATTTCTATTTCGACGTACCGGAAGGACAAGCCATTTGCCACCTGATGGGACAACCACAGGAAACACGTCACATATGGATGCAAAACGAGCAGGCCGTAATTTCTCCTGAATGGTCGATCCATTCGGCAGCAGGTACTTCAAACTATATTTTTATTTGGGGAATGGCAGGCGAAAATCTGGATTACACCGATATGGATGTAATTAAACCACAGGATTTAAGATAG